A region of Anoplopoma fimbria isolate UVic2021 breed Golden Eagle Sablefish chromosome 24, Afim_UVic_2022, whole genome shotgun sequence DNA encodes the following proteins:
- the LOC129113337 gene encoding putative monooxygenase p33MONOX isoform X2 translates to MSGSRDLPAIEDSGMGGMRLPTGMTRRAFSYDDNLEAPMSTPPHDISINNLWRRPLIPERKFTHLAEEDESGAVSQSAVVDSAPSRSPAVVKAKASSVIMNSLITKQTQESVYRFEQRAGLTDTSYTPHKGLTAEETRVHHRMPESLQKLQIQSMEAREDRQSSSAQSTPSNTPHSSPKQQRRGWFGSTSSEVSVSSSNSSVDLGGADSAVERWGVFGPRPLVQKSTSDLGSDPATSGFALQAYRGAQKPTPMEVMKSQATRLADNTAAQKVNPPKMEIPTVEGRRQGARPHKLKPRDMNVLTPSGF, encoded by the exons ATGTCTGGCTCAAGGGATTTACCAG CCATAGAGGATTCTGGGATGGGCGGGATGAGGCTTCCCACCGGGATGACCCGCCGAGCCTTCAGCTACGACGACAACCTGGAGGCCCCCATGTCCACGCCGCCCCACGACATCAGCATCAACAACCTGTGGAGACGACCGCTCATACCGGAGAGGAAGTTCACCCACCTGGCCGAG GAGGATGAGAGCGGTGCGGTGAGTCAGTCTGCAGTGGTGGACAGCGCCCCCTCCAGGTCACCAGCTGTAGTGAAAGCCAAGGCCTCCTCTGTCATCATGAATTCCCTCATCACCA AGCAGACTCAGGAGAGCGTCTACAGGTTCGAGCAGAGGGCGGGGCTAACCGACACCAGCTACACTCCCCACAAAGGCCTCACCGCCGAGGAGACGAGGGTCCACCACCGCATGCCTGAATCCCTGCAG AAGCTTCAGATTCAGAGCATGGAGGCCAGAGAAGACCGACAGAGCTCCTCAGCTCAGTCCACTCCATCCAACACTCCTCACAGCTCCCCTAAACAACAgcgcag gggctGGTTCGGCAGCACCAGTTCAGAGGTCAGCGTCAGCTCCTCCAACAGCAGCGTGGATCTGGGCGGAGCGGACTCGGCGGTGGAGCGTTGGGGCGTGTTTGGACCGCGGCCGCTCGTCCAGAAGTCGACCTCTGACCTGGGATCAGATCCAGCAACCTCCG gCTTTGCGCTGCAGGCGTACCGCGGCGCCCAAAAGCCGACGCCCATGGAGGTGATGAAGTCGCAGGCCACGCGTCTCGCCGACAACACCGCCGCTCAGAAGGTGAACCCTCCCAAGATGGAGATCCCCACGGTGGAGGGACGACGACAGGGGGCGCGACCTCACAAGCTCAAACCCAGAGACATGAACGTCCTCACACCCTCCGGCTTCTGA
- the LOC129113337 gene encoding putative monooxygenase p33MONOX isoform X1: protein MSGSRDLPAIEDSGMGGMRLPTGMTRRAFSYDDNLEAPMSTPPHDISINNLWRRPLIPERKFTHLAEEDESGAVSQSAVVDSAPSRSPAVVKAKASSVIMNSLITKQTQESVYRFEQRAGLTDTSYTPHKGLTAEETRVHHRMPESLQKLQIQSMEAREDRQSSSAQSTPSNTPHSSPKQQRRGWFGSTSSEVSVSSSNSSVDLGGADSAVERWGVFGPRPLVQKSTSDLGSDPATSAGFALQAYRGAQKPTPMEVMKSQATRLADNTAAQKVNPPKMEIPTVEGRRQGARPHKLKPRDMNVLTPSGF from the exons ATGTCTGGCTCAAGGGATTTACCAG CCATAGAGGATTCTGGGATGGGCGGGATGAGGCTTCCCACCGGGATGACCCGCCGAGCCTTCAGCTACGACGACAACCTGGAGGCCCCCATGTCCACGCCGCCCCACGACATCAGCATCAACAACCTGTGGAGACGACCGCTCATACCGGAGAGGAAGTTCACCCACCTGGCCGAG GAGGATGAGAGCGGTGCGGTGAGTCAGTCTGCAGTGGTGGACAGCGCCCCCTCCAGGTCACCAGCTGTAGTGAAAGCCAAGGCCTCCTCTGTCATCATGAATTCCCTCATCACCA AGCAGACTCAGGAGAGCGTCTACAGGTTCGAGCAGAGGGCGGGGCTAACCGACACCAGCTACACTCCCCACAAAGGCCTCACCGCCGAGGAGACGAGGGTCCACCACCGCATGCCTGAATCCCTGCAG AAGCTTCAGATTCAGAGCATGGAGGCCAGAGAAGACCGACAGAGCTCCTCAGCTCAGTCCACTCCATCCAACACTCCTCACAGCTCCCCTAAACAACAgcgcag gggctGGTTCGGCAGCACCAGTTCAGAGGTCAGCGTCAGCTCCTCCAACAGCAGCGTGGATCTGGGCGGAGCGGACTCGGCGGTGGAGCGTTGGGGCGTGTTTGGACCGCGGCCGCTCGTCCAGAAGTCGACCTCTGACCTGGGATCAGATCCAGCAACCTCCG caggCTTTGCGCTGCAGGCGTACCGCGGCGCCCAAAAGCCGACGCCCATGGAGGTGATGAAGTCGCAGGCCACGCGTCTCGCCGACAACACCGCCGCTCAGAAGGTGAACCCTCCCAAGATGGAGATCCCCACGGTGGAGGGACGACGACAGGGGGCGCGACCTCACAAGCTCAAACCCAGAGACATGAACGTCCTCACACCCTCCGGCTTCTGA